The Vicia villosa cultivar HV-30 ecotype Madison, WI linkage group LG1, Vvil1.0, whole genome shotgun sequence genome includes a region encoding these proteins:
- the LOC131595588 gene encoding 3'-N-debenzoyl-2'-deoxytaxol N-benzoyltransferase-like, which translates to MESEFVALAAVDIQDYHTISLTFFNSVAELARGSTRITVEPVWDREKLLAPRDPPRVDSPLIKEFLSLDKEFSPYKENVGRVVRECFHVRDECLENFKRSLFDQCGFKFTTFEALGAYIWRSKVRASGVEDNEKVKFAYSINIRRLVKPALPNGYWGNGCVPMYVQLRAKDLIERPIWETAELIRKSKSNVSDEYVRSFIDYQELHFGDGITAGKWVSGFTDWRHLGHSTVDFG; encoded by the exons atggaatctgagtttgtagcattgGCTGCTGttg atatccaggattatcataccatttCTCTAACATTTTTTAACTCGGTCGCTGAGTTGGCTCGTGGGTCGACTCGGATAACAGTGGAGCCTGTATGGGATCGAGAGAAGTTGTTGGCTCCCAGAGATCCGCCTCGAGTGGATTCACCTTTGATAAAAGAGTTTCTGAGTTTGGACAAAGAATTTTCACCGTATAAAGAGAATGTTGGTCGTGTTGTACGAGAATGTTTTCACGTGAGGGATGAGTGCTTAGAGAATTTCAAAAGATCATTGTTTGATCAATGTGGATTCAAATTCACCACTTTTGAAGCTCTTGGTGCTTACATTTGGAGATCCAA GGTAAGGGCTTCAGGAGTGGAGGACAATGAGAAGGTTAAATTTGCATACTCAATTAATATAAGAAGATTAGTAAAGCCAGCACTACCTAATGGATATTGGGGAAATGGTTGTGTTCCAATGTATGTTCAATTGAGGGCCAAAGATTTGATAGAGAGGCCCATTTGGGAAACAGCAGAGCTGATAAGAAAGAGTAAAAGCAATGTTTCTGATGAGTATGTTCGTTCATTTATTGATTATCAAGAGCTGCATTTCGGTGATGGGATCACGGCGGGGAAATGGGTGAGTGGGTTCACTGATTGGAGACACTTGGGTCATTCTACTGTTGATTTCGGGTGA